In Campylobacter sp. RM16187, the DNA window GTGTTTTTAAATTTGCGAAACAGATAATCAGCGATCACCAGATCCATCACCGCATCACCCAAAAACTCGAGCCGCTCGTTATTTTTGCCCTTTTTGCAGCTTTTGTGCGTAAGCGCGTTTTTTAGGTTGTTTATCTCTTTAAATTGATATCCGAGCCTATCTTGTAGTGATTTTAAATTTTGCATTTATCTGTCGCTTTCATCTCTTATCTTGGTTGCCGCCTCTCTTGCGAGCGTGTCGCAGCGCTCGTTTTGCGGATGTCCGTTGTGAGCCTTGACCCACGTGGCACGGATCTTGTGAGCGCTTGAAACATCTAAAAATTCTTGCCAAAGCGGCACGTTTTTAACATTTTTAAAGGCTTTTTTGACCCAGCCGTCAAGCCACTCGTTTATCGCATTTGCCACGTATGAGCTATCGGTATAAAGCTCCACCTCGCAAGGCTCTTTTAGCGCTTTTAGCCCCTCTATCACGGCGCGAAGCTCCATTTGGTTGTTGGTCGTCATCGCCTCCGCTCCGCTTGCCTCTTTTGTGTGTTTGCCGTACTCTAGGATATACGCCCAGCCTCCTGCGCCCGGATTATTTAGGCATGAGCCGTCGCTAAAAAGGCATACTGTTTTCACAGGATTTTTCCGTGATGTGAGGCAAAATTTGAGCGCTTGCTAGCTCGTGACACATCGGACAGCGGTAAAAATGAAGCGGAAAGGAGTTTTTGCAATTTTTGCAGATGTAATTAAAGCTAAGATCGGCTTTGTTAAATCCCACTTTTCTTAAATTTGTCATCACTTCAAGCTCAAATCCAAGCTCCTTTGCGGGCTCGCTGCTTAAATTTTTAG includes these proteins:
- the rnhA gene encoding ribonuclease HI, with product MKTVCLFSDGSCLNNPGAGGWAYILEYGKHTKEASGAEAMTTNNQMELRAVIEGLKALKEPCEVELYTDSSYVANAINEWLDGWVKKAFKNVKNVPLWQEFLDVSSAHKIRATWVKAHNGHPQNERCDTLAREAATKIRDESDR